Proteins from one Cryptomeria japonica chromosome 4, Sugi_1.0, whole genome shotgun sequence genomic window:
- the LOC131047198 gene encoding uncharacterized protein LOC131047198 isoform X1 gives MARDTFRAEEDIIFLSCLIAFGSMMNWHAESLHEVLQDLKMKVKTFMDEQEEENSEQEEDEDDFITMEFGAKSPDHSSPQNEGANLAQSPDDHSTSPLIIQAGGVAPYHPLHNPCAPRPTFLRYGKNSPGFSIHKLRPIVDIQRSEEESRAKAESEAEAETEADQGYNGEKSQVNEDYVNESHGPQLAQDSPSLEDQESKQPNDTTEPNPNSLLLLAHRINTSTVGFKSCRSVIRKMMLPLFMLLVLVTVTVTSGFDLLVLDNNYLGSSIVHHHSAHMNNPLPLTERVSLSQKIKGFFFLLQQSEEREKENRQTVRQSSTATLALVQEIRKVEQMQDEIGEDASRVFHLQELKQAEEREDNLATENGENAGLSWPDSGCNASQYLSQDLKDDTKILLKSAIEPELKQCNELKDHTIEVDSSDFRTSLSEVNRQSHLAGNEMIKSDVWGHAHCLETFEEHHHGGLNRLQSKDSLSSKVVCQLQRDCDEIPRIAELKKNEEIRLPDRDCLPHSKSDGAVEVLAVAGCDVKKEILSTPSKGEKRTSGEMNSKINCSNGEVCQDEIGEDASRVLEIACLRLAQSGLNHDAAETIAFVGKLVDSSSSYSNTSKTATADTDQASKDETNQIIQGNSSTVPVYPSEEPTSFSIDVKHYVHPEPYDQIVAEDEENSTVLATVVALTILLILVAGGNRWRKAQEIEVTKRYSRNKPRKGRQQIEQTVFHSTIFLRRSYKI, from the exons ATGGCTCGTGATACTTTCCGCGCAGAAGAAGACATTATTTTTCTCTCGTGTTTAATagcttttggttcaatgatgaatTGGCATGCCGAGTCTCTACACGAAGTTCTCCAGGATCTGAAGATGAAGGTAAAAACATTCAtggatgaacaagaagaagaaaacagTGAGcaagaagaggatgaggatgatttTATAACAATGGAATTTGGTGCAAAATCCCCTGATCACTCAAGTCCCCAGAATGAAGGAGCAAATCTAGCACAATCCCCTGATGATCATTCAACAAGTCCCCTGATAATTCAAGCTGGAGGAGTGGCTCCCTATCATCCACTCCACAACCCATGTGCTCCCAGGCCTACATTTTTAAGGTATGGAAAGAACTCCCCTGGATTTTCCATACACAAACTCCGGCCTATTGTTGACATCCAAAGATCAGAAGAAGAGTCCAGGGCAAAGGCAGAGTCTGAGGCAGAGGCAGAGACAGAGGCAGATCAGGGTTACAATGGAGAAAAATCTCAAGTCAATGAAGATTATGTCAATGAGTCCCACGGTCCTCAATTAGCCCAAGACTCACCTAGTCTGGAGGATCAAGAATCAAAACAACCAAATGATACAACAGAGCCCAACCCCAATTCTCTGCTCCTGCTCGCCCATAGAATTAACACAAGCACTGTTGGATTCAAAAGCTGTAGGTCTGTCATTCGCAAGATGATGTTACCTCTATTTATGTTGCTTGTATTGGTCACGGTCACCGTGACTTCTGGATTTGACCTGCTGGTGCTGGATAATAATTATTTGGGCTCCAGTATTGTGCATCATCACAGTGCCCATATGAACAACCCTCTGCCGCTTACAGAAAGAGTGAGTTTATCACAGAAAATAAAAGGGTTCTTCTTCTTGTTACAACAGTctgaagaaagagaaaaagaaaatagacaaacaGTGAGACAGTCCAGCACTGCTACTCTTGCACTGGTGCAAGAAATTCGAAAGGTTGAACAAATGCAAGATGAAATCGGCGAGGATGCTAGCCGGGTATTTCACCTGCAGGAGCTAAAACAGGCTGAAGAAAGAGAAGATAACTTAGCAACTGAAAATGGTGAGAACGCAGGCCTTTCTTGGCCTGATAGTGGATGCAATGCTTCTCAATACTTGTCTCAGGATTTGAAGGATGATACAAAAATACTCTTAAAATCTGCAATTGAACCTGAATTAAAGCAGTGCAACGAGCTAAAAGACCATACTATTGAGGTTGATAGTTCTGATTTCAGGACTAGCCTTTCAGAGGTTAACCGCCAGTCTCATCTTGCAGGAAATGAGATGATTAAATCTGATGTTTGGGGCCACGCACACTGTTTAGAAACTTTTGAGGAGCACCACCATGGAGGATTAAATCGTCTTCAATCGAAAG ATTCCTTGAGTAGCAAAGTTGTTTGTCAGCTACAAAGGGACTGTGATGAAATCCCTCGAATTGCTGAACTCAAAAAAAATGAGGAGATTAGGTTGCCTGACAGGGATTGTTTGCCACATTCGAAATCTGATGGAGCTGTGGAAGTTTTAGCTGTTGCAGGTTGCGATGTAAAGAAAGAGATCCTCTCCACTCCATCGAAAGGAGAGAAGAG GACTAGTGGTGAGATGAACTCAAAGATAAATTGTTCCAATGGTGAAGTCTGTCAAGATGAAATCGGTGAGGATGCTAGCCGGGTATTGGAGATAGCCTGTCTTCGTTTAGCCCAATCAGGACTGAATCATGATGCAGCTGAAACTATTGCATTTGTGGGTAAGCTGGTCGATTCCTCTTCTAGTTACTCCAATACGAGTAAGACTGCCACTGCGGATACTGATCAAGCCAGTAAAGATGAAACCAATCAGATAATTCAAGGGAATTCATCTACTGTACCCGTCTATCCTAGTGAAGAACCTACCAGTTTTAGCATTGATGTAAAACATTATGTTCATCCAGAACCTTATGATCAAATTGTTGCAGAAGATGAGGAGAATTCAACAGTTCTAGCTACTGTAGTGGCACTGACAATTCTGTTGATTTTAGTTGCTGGTGGAAATAGGTGGCGTAAGGCCCAAGAAATAGAGGTCACAAAACGGTACAGCAGGAATAAGCCTAGAAAGGGAAGGCAGCAGATTGAACAAACTGTCTTTCACAGCACAATCTTTCTTAGGAGATCATATAAGATCTGA
- the LOC131047198 gene encoding uncharacterized protein LOC131047198 isoform X2 yields MARDTFRAEEDIIFLSCLIAFGSMMNWHAESLHEVLQDLKMKVKTFMDEQEEENSEQEEDEDDFITMEFGAKSPDHSSPQNEGANLAQSPDDHSTSPLIIQAGGVAPYHPLHNPCAPRPTFLRYGKNSPGFSIHKLRPIVDIQRSEEESRAKAESEAEAETEADQGYNGEKSQVNEDYVNESHGPQLAQDSPSLEDQESKQPNDTTEPNPNSLLLLAHRINTSTVGFKSCRSVIRKMMLPLFMLLVLVTVTVTSGFDLLVLDNNYLGSSIVHHHSAHMNNPLPLTERVSLSQKIKGFFFLLQQSEEREKENRQTVRQSSTATLALVQEIRKVEQMQDEIGEDASRVFHLQELKQAEEREDNLATENGNEMIKSDVWGHAHCLETFEEHHHGGLNRLQSKDSLSSKVVCQLQRDCDEIPRIAELKKNEEIRLPDRDCLPHSKSDGAVEVLAVAGCDVKKEILSTPSKGEKRTSGEMNSKINCSNGEVCQDEIGEDASRVLEIACLRLAQSGLNHDAAETIAFVGKLVDSSSSYSNTSKTATADTDQASKDETNQIIQGNSSTVPVYPSEEPTSFSIDVKHYVHPEPYDQIVAEDEENSTVLATVVALTILLILVAGGNRWRKAQEIEVTKRYSRNKPRKGRQQIEQTVFHSTIFLRRSYKI; encoded by the exons ATGGCTCGTGATACTTTCCGCGCAGAAGAAGACATTATTTTTCTCTCGTGTTTAATagcttttggttcaatgatgaatTGGCATGCCGAGTCTCTACACGAAGTTCTCCAGGATCTGAAGATGAAGGTAAAAACATTCAtggatgaacaagaagaagaaaacagTGAGcaagaagaggatgaggatgatttTATAACAATGGAATTTGGTGCAAAATCCCCTGATCACTCAAGTCCCCAGAATGAAGGAGCAAATCTAGCACAATCCCCTGATGATCATTCAACAAGTCCCCTGATAATTCAAGCTGGAGGAGTGGCTCCCTATCATCCACTCCACAACCCATGTGCTCCCAGGCCTACATTTTTAAGGTATGGAAAGAACTCCCCTGGATTTTCCATACACAAACTCCGGCCTATTGTTGACATCCAAAGATCAGAAGAAGAGTCCAGGGCAAAGGCAGAGTCTGAGGCAGAGGCAGAGACAGAGGCAGATCAGGGTTACAATGGAGAAAAATCTCAAGTCAATGAAGATTATGTCAATGAGTCCCACGGTCCTCAATTAGCCCAAGACTCACCTAGTCTGGAGGATCAAGAATCAAAACAACCAAATGATACAACAGAGCCCAACCCCAATTCTCTGCTCCTGCTCGCCCATAGAATTAACACAAGCACTGTTGGATTCAAAAGCTGTAGGTCTGTCATTCGCAAGATGATGTTACCTCTATTTATGTTGCTTGTATTGGTCACGGTCACCGTGACTTCTGGATTTGACCTGCTGGTGCTGGATAATAATTATTTGGGCTCCAGTATTGTGCATCATCACAGTGCCCATATGAACAACCCTCTGCCGCTTACAGAAAGAGTGAGTTTATCACAGAAAATAAAAGGGTTCTTCTTCTTGTTACAACAGTctgaagaaagagaaaaagaaaatagacaaacaGTGAGACAGTCCAGCACTGCTACTCTTGCACTGGTGCAAGAAATTCGAAAGGTTGAACAAATGCAAGATGAAATCGGCGAGGATGCTAGCCGGGTATTTCACCTGCAGGAGCTAAAACAGGCTGAAGAAAGAGAAGATAACTTAGCAACTGAAAATG GAAATGAGATGATTAAATCTGATGTTTGGGGCCACGCACACTGTTTAGAAACTTTTGAGGAGCACCACCATGGAGGATTAAATCGTCTTCAATCGAAAG ATTCCTTGAGTAGCAAAGTTGTTTGTCAGCTACAAAGGGACTGTGATGAAATCCCTCGAATTGCTGAACTCAAAAAAAATGAGGAGATTAGGTTGCCTGACAGGGATTGTTTGCCACATTCGAAATCTGATGGAGCTGTGGAAGTTTTAGCTGTTGCAGGTTGCGATGTAAAGAAAGAGATCCTCTCCACTCCATCGAAAGGAGAGAAGAG GACTAGTGGTGAGATGAACTCAAAGATAAATTGTTCCAATGGTGAAGTCTGTCAAGATGAAATCGGTGAGGATGCTAGCCGGGTATTGGAGATAGCCTGTCTTCGTTTAGCCCAATCAGGACTGAATCATGATGCAGCTGAAACTATTGCATTTGTGGGTAAGCTGGTCGATTCCTCTTCTAGTTACTCCAATACGAGTAAGACTGCCACTGCGGATACTGATCAAGCCAGTAAAGATGAAACCAATCAGATAATTCAAGGGAATTCATCTACTGTACCCGTCTATCCTAGTGAAGAACCTACCAGTTTTAGCATTGATGTAAAACATTATGTTCATCCAGAACCTTATGATCAAATTGTTGCAGAAGATGAGGAGAATTCAACAGTTCTAGCTACTGTAGTGGCACTGACAATTCTGTTGATTTTAGTTGCTGGTGGAAATAGGTGGCGTAAGGCCCAAGAAATAGAGGTCACAAAACGGTACAGCAGGAATAAGCCTAGAAAGGGAAGGCAGCAGATTGAACAAACTGTCTTTCACAGCACAATCTTTCTTAGGAGATCATATAAGATCTGA